The Apostichopus japonicus isolate 1M-3 chromosome 3, ASM3797524v1, whole genome shotgun sequence region ACCAGGTTTAGAAAGCTATATCAATGTTAAAATAAGACTAATAAAATGCTAACCATTCTTACGCCCAACTCATGGGTGTAGGCTCTTTATAAAACACACCAcgtaattattattaatttattttgtttttgtaatcaTATACGTCCATTTGATCCACATAGGCTGTAGTGTAACATCTTTCAGCTTTCCTTCATCTATGGTAAATTACAACACAAGAGAGATAAAACAACAGGTTGTGTTTTTGTATCGtcaatgtttatgtttataatttagtttttgtttgtcatagttgttctttttgtttttctttgccaacatttatttcaatatacTTTCCGCAAAGTAACAACATGTAACGATATGTAATAAACCTTTGAAAACAGTCAAATAAAACTGACTGAATAGATATCATCTAAAAGTTATAGTATTTGTTCAAAAAGACATCTATCGTAAAAGTGAAATTACTACATACGAAAGAAAAAGTTTTTAAAGAATAATAAACCCTTAAACGATGGCAAAAGTGCAACAAAAAAAACCAGAAGAATTCGTCctcaaaatatgaatgtaaagaGATATTATATGCGTAAAAATGCCGTTCGCTTCTCCTCTCAAGTGCATATAATTTTTCTCGAATTATTTCAAACACCATTAATAGAAGAAATTTCATTTAAGTTTCTATTGTTTTGAGGGAAAAAACTGTGTGATAACCATGCACTTTATTATAGGTTTTTAGTAGATGCAACGATAAAGCAGTTACCTTTAATACCTAAATATCGTGTACagtgtgtttatatatagttCCTGACTTTTCGTACTTTGCTAAATAGTTCGTTGACAGGCCAACTCGTTAATTTGGTTGTAATTTAAAACAGTTTGCTAGTAGGATTTCTTTGAGTCATTAAACCCTTACATGATATAACAACTGCTAATACATTGTATGTAACATCTAGTCAACTCAACAACATTCTTGTCTTTCATTTTACTTTAAAGGTCTTTTTTTGGTGAGATTATTTAATTCGGAAATAAACccaattttgaaataataaaaacaaaacaaaacggaAGATGTGTAGTATTTGactattttgtaatatttcgaGATAACTAGCTTCAATTATTCACCGCAATTTGTCGCATTTctataaatgaaattaaaatcaaTAATACGTTTctggttgattgattgattggtgaaGCTGGATCAATCAATGATCCTGTCTTCGGTATTATGCTACCCAGTCAGATGATGGTCTCCAAAAGCTCACAGTGTTTAACAAGCATTCTACCACCGATATAAGAAAGACGTTATCCGCACAGCTGAGACACTGACTTGTCTAGGCCTGcttacagtggcgtaggaaggtacttttgagtgggggggggctgaagactgatggccggcctgggggaggggtctaaggggagggggtgtccccctcccctttggatttttttgcatttccagatagcctcagatgcaagttggtgcaatatagcacacttcaacacccactccattttgtaaacttaattttgtattttcaccaggccttagatgcaatttggtgctccaaatgagattttttttctcatttggaaatgaaaaaggggttttctgacttgcgaagcgggggggcggaatgataattccgcccctccacatttttcactgggggggctggcgcccccccccccagccccccggttcctacgcccttgcctgCTTAAATAATTCTCACAATGGATGGGATTAGTTTGTAGGATCAGGGGCCTTCAGGAAAGTaccttggggaggggggggggtaagattCTCTCATTGTTTTTGGCATGCTTCAATTTTGAGCCAGTATATTGATGAAGTTGATTTTTTTGTTATGAACGTGCTCAACACATGTATAGGCTACAATACACACATTAGTCTGTCCACATCATACAGTAACATATCGGGTATCTATACTATAACTCAGGGTCAACAGTGTCTAGTCCTGGCTTCTTCTCCttagttttcttcttttcgGAAAAGAACTCTATTCCATACctttaatttacattataaacGTATATTTGGTAGTCCTTGGCATATTTGTTGTTACCACGGAAACGTGGTAGTGGTAGTCACTTACCTCTAACCATCGGTCAATAACGAAAAATGGAGAAGGGTATGGATtgggggggttggggatggggtggggtgtggcGGGGGGGTTGTCTGCAGTGTAAATTATTTGATTTTAGATGAGTTTAATTACAGTCTTACTGCCCAATTATGGTCCCGAAATGAATGCAAGGAAcaattctttgttttaaaattgaacGACGTCTTTTTAGTAAAggaccaagtttttttttttagtaaatcaGCATATTTTTAAAACTGCATTAAATATCCATTTAGAATTTCTGCATATTGTGCAAATACTTCGTTGACATTTGTTTTAGTATTGAATATCCGTCCAGATTTGTGAGtgcaaatatgaatatttcattcatatgaTTCTTGCATATATCTTACCGGgactaaatttaaaaataataataataataccctAACCTTTTGTTTACATCTGAGAAGGCCTATACCTATTATCTCACATTTTTCCCCCAATGTTTTTGTTCTACGAATAAAAGGTacaaatttttaacatttttttttaacgtatATTAAGTGAAAAATCAAAATTTGGGTAAACTTAAGAAAATGGTTTGGAaaagcgagagagagagagaagcgACAAAGTTTCGTTTATGATAGGAAAAACCAAAATAGGAAGGAAATTGTGGTAATAAgggtaaaacaaaaatgttgtcaTGCAGTAGCCTACAAAGAAAGCACAACGGTGGAATGCCGGACGTATGTAAATTAAGTCGTTAATGATAAAGGGTTGTTGTATCAGCGGCGGTACCCTTTTATGTGGACTATGTCATCAAGATAATCGGCATATAGAACAACCTTTCAACTAAGGCTTGTTGAAATAGGTCTGTGGATGTTGAAGCTTTTGTAAGTTGACTCGATATATTTGTCGTGAAATATTCTTTATGATTGCCGCTTGCCAAAGCGAAGGAATTAAATTGAGGTCAGCacacttcaaaaaaaaaaaaaaaacttgtttcgaataattttatttcaatattttttaaagtactTAAGTGACCAATGGAGGTTATGAGATTACTTGCCTCTTTCTGTTCTAAAAGTCGATATAGCAAGCATTATTTTCTAAGAATTAAGTTGTGAATTAAGAGTTGAGTTGATTATTTATAATTACTACATATACGTGGTGGgggtgagtgtgtgtgtgggggggggactggAGGGAAAGGGGGGTATAAGTAATTGTATATCCTATATAGTTGCCAGACGTTTAGAttttatttgcaaaaaaaataaaatcgtcTGTTTTATTTCGACGATAATAGAAATAACATGCAAACTTGTTGTTATCAATAAGTGTTCTGGTCTTTATACGGGCTTCTATACTGGAATGCGATATGAgcatattttattaaagaaaagcAGTATCATCATAATTGAGTTCTACCCTAATTCGGTACCAATTTGTGGTGTAACTTCTCTTCCTCGTAGTTATCTCCCATCCGATCCTCCCGATCCCTTGTCACTCCCACTCCAGCGCTTCTATCTTCCTATGTGTACTCACGCTTCTTCTGTGGGTGTTTAGTTTATGTTCACACGCTGGACATATAATTTTTGGGCAAAATTTTCGTCATTCTCGTGTCCGAgttaaacatgattttcactgtGTGTGACTACTTCTGTTCGTGTTATTTCACAGTATTTAGGTTTTCCCTGTATTTTGCTCCCGATCGTTAACTTTGCAGCTTTTCAATTACTATCAATGGAAAAAGAACAAATCCTCGACATTATCGTTTTGAAGAATTTCCACTGCAATTATTGCCCTCGTTTCGTACAGGAACAATGCGAAAATTTCACAATTGTAAGACGTCACGGATCTTGATCATAATGAGGTCAACGAGGTCAGATTCCCAACTGCATCGATACATTCCAGCCCCTTGACACTAAGACTGACCAAACGGTAAATGATCATAGCGGTGATGTGCCAAGTGTAGTGTCACTCGTGCTTCCTATGAAAATGAGACTGCATACAGCTATGGATATGCACCGTATAACATACATGTGCCTCCGGTACATAAAAGTAATTCCAATTCTGAAACGAAACTGTATTTATTAAGTTTTAGTTGGTTCGTTGAAATAATTATACAATGTTATAGCTTTCCCACTCCTAGTATTAGAGACATAACCTTGGTAGTAAATATTAGGCCCATTTTAAATTACCGAAGAGTACATGGATGGGATGGAAATAGGCTCTTACACAAAACTACTATTTAATAAACGCTCAGAAAGGCGGCAACTCACAATTCAATTTGTATCCATTGTGAGATCCGTGTGTTTGTACATATGCATGGTTGTTCTCTTTTACGCTGATCGAGAAAGTGGTCACTGTGTGGGCGACTTAGCGTAGCGGGTCAGAACTCGCGTACGCAAAGGaggtcagaggggggggggcatgccccTAGCTCCCGCCTTCGTCGTCAGTCGGTAGACAGTGTTTCAGACTGGTGATTTTTGCATTAAGCTGGGAAGAATCGAACTACTACTACAAGTATTCTCCCTATCCCCACTTTTTTTctaagtatttattagcaaaatctTGCGTTTAGGCCTATTTACATTGTCCTAATTTATAATCTAAATATGTCAcagaatgtaccatttgacGTATAAACTCTTGCTTTTGTTTTCTCCTGGTATAGGACCCCAAACCCCAGagtagatagggacagtgggaaTCTCGTGGATCCATCTATGcgcgtcactaattagatgGCGAGGCATTTGGCTTTTGGATCACAAGTGCCCAAATCTTCGGCGTTGTTGCGAACTCACATCGACACCTTTCGACTTTGAGTCATAGATAATCCCGCCGTTTACCAgcgcttcattgaatttcttcactttgacattcagagcactggacagaaatcacattgcggcTAGCAACACCCGGTTATAAGAGTTAGCTTCAATGGTctcagtgcccccccccccccactacgtAAAATTCTTCATTCGCCGCTGACCCGCAACAAATGCAGCCCGTACCTTAATCAGTCGCGGAAAATTTGGAATTTGTTACCCAAactgtaatattaataataataataataataattcgaGTCATGTAACAGAACACATTTACGGTTGTTTTGGTTTCTCAAGGAGAAATAGTACTGAACATATTCCAGTATACTCTGTTATTTGTGTAGTTAAACATGTATTTTTTGAGTTCTTATGCAATGTACCTGTATATAACAGCAATAGACTTGTCCTTCTGTTTTATTGTGAGAGTGGTAACTGTACATTTTGACGCTAACGGTAACCCACGATATGGTGTTTCACAATACAGTCACGACTTGAATTCCGAGAACTTGTAAACGGATACATCACTTCAAATCAcgtgcatgggcggcgatccgtacttccgagtggggggatatgaccttgttgactatctaagcgtagcgccaccatgagttggcgcgaagcgtacaagaaaattttgggatttacaaaccctctagatggccggaaacggcacttcccaaggtttccaagcggcatatacccaactttaaaatagggatatcatgtccgaaatatctcataatcaggatccaaaatactttttttttaatttcgggtgttattttgggaaaattgcccctgtcaatcttggtTCAGGCGCTActttagaatgttcgagagctcttttatattattcgatgaagaaaatggcctcatgcaggctattataggcctatacacattcAATACACGATTACACATAGTTAGGcctacattcctaggtaccgattgctggggcatccaggtgaaacgtgtattaagcattaccctggtaacatgagattctcagcggttcgagggaacatgtacgtgtgtaggcctattaaagggcctatatgaatactatgagggtgcatatatgtactatatcaataccgtgggcgcaataatacattttgttgttatagggccaatgaagcctaaagtcaactattcttgctttataaagacggtttatttgaaaagatcgcactgcgtttatggtaggtgagaaatgaagctaaaaaagagccgtacattcacgatgatgcatataaaggcatgaaaatattcttatccctggcatttggtggggggggggggatatggtgtattacatcccctccacccattttcatggggggatatatccccccttccccccccccccccaggatcgccgcccatgatcaCGTGAATAAATGTTAACCTTCTACAGCAACTCTCCGTATCAACAGCTCTCATCCAATTATACGACACGCCCCTCATTCTTTGTGGAAATTTGATTGGTTGATATCGTTGACGCTCTGAATTGAGCTTTAGGTTGGGCTACGTATTATATGAGtatgaaataataaaactaaGATAACAAGATGAACTAGTTAATCATTGTGCATCAGGTTCCTATCAGTTTGGGATATTTTTGATCTGCCTTCATTTCTTGGAACGAAAGTTCTTGGGGGAAAAAAACCCCGAAAAAGCCGGAAGAAACAGAAGGGATAAAGGTAAGCTGACATTGAATGCTTATATTTGTCAATATCGTTTAGAGTGACCCTGAAGAAAGACTTAAAATCTAATTCAACATTTTCCAGTGTAGTTTGTTTGGTCATAAATTGTCTTGCTACTATCTTTTGAAACGTATCACCGTAAGTATTCACCATACCAACAGTGGAAACGACAGCACGTCCCTAAGTTGTTTTGCGACGACTCGCATGATCatataatgtttcaagtttGTAACCCGAAATTTCCAGTGATTCGAGTACAAACTTACAGACACTTACTGAAACTTATCATCAGAGACTGTTTCAATCacagatatttttttcatataataCAAAGACAATTTCGAGGAGTATTTTAAGATGCTCAAACTGCAATAATCATGCATGGCAAAGATTCTAAGCCTACTACGATTTTTTCACTAATTAGAGAATATTTCAGTAATTAACGCGAGACGATTCGAATATAGTCGGGCAACCCATTCTTGGGTCTGCAGCACACACAAACAGTGTTAGTTAGGAGTAACATATCAACTTAGTGAAAGATTTAGTGAAATTTAGTAACATATAAATTTAGTCAAACACGAATTACGGtcactgttctttttttaagttttcgACTAACGACTTCAATACGTCGTTTCAGATTCCTTGAGACAATAATTTCGTCCATATTTCTACAAATGCACCGAACGATCCGAACCATATACCAGCGTagcctttttttatttcaaataaatttgcTATAAACTGACTACATTTTTATTGCAGGAGGATTACATCGAAGTTCTTTGAACAGATTGTCTTTTTAACAACCATACCCCTCACCATGGCTCCTTTGTATGTTGGTATTGTTGTTTTCATGCTTGCTGTCGGCGTTAAGGTAGCAGATCAGCTGCCGGATAAATGCACTGTTGAATGGGAAATCGACTGGAGTCGACAACCACCAGAACTGTCTATGGTAAACACTTTTGACCAACCCGGTGAAATCATAGCAGGAAAGGAACCTGTAACTTTTTCGGGATTGTTAGAATTCGTTGGACTTTTATGGAACGCCAACTCCCCTCTCGAGGTTGCCGGCTTCGTATGCAAGGACTATGGGCCATACATCAACGCATTGTTGGACGAAGAAATGTACGGTTCATACTCATACGGCTTTATGACCAAGGATATGTTCAAGGCAGAGTGTAATGAAGTTGTTTCATCACTCAGGGACAGGTTAGATTTCGACATTAACGAAGATTGTATCAGTTCAATAAATGGGTTTGAAAGCCAGATAACTGATTTGGTAAGAAATATGGTAGCCTTTGACGAAATATGTCCAAACTTCGATGAAGATAGCGTGAACCTGGATTTCATCGAACCAGAATGTTCACTACTAGCCATTGCCATGAATAACATTTTCGATCTGGCGGATAAAGCATCACAAATAGCGTTCAGTCAGTTAGATTGGCTTGGTCCTTCCGCGTTCTCATCAGATCTTTATGGCTTTTGTTCCGAATTCAAACTATTGAGTACTATGCAGATTGATGACATTTTGGACCAGTGGAAGGCAATGGAAACGTTTTTAGTTGCTAGCGTTTTGGAATACTTCGACAAATATAACGGATGTGACGCCTTAGATGACTCCATTCTCCAGATTATTGACAAAGCTCTGTTTTCGGATCAGAAGCGGGGTCTCTGTGATAGCTTAGCAGATACTTCTTCTGCTGAAGATTACAAGGATCTGGCGGCCGACATTGCGGGAACTTTGTTTTCAGCACCTGTCGATAAAGAGCAGTGTCTTAATGTCTTGGAATTTGTGGATTTGGTAGAGGTGGTGGATTCGGACAATGCCCTATCGATACATAAACTAATAGAATTGGTAACGAGTTTTGATCTTTCTGCGAAGGCTGATCGACAAGTTTTCTGCACCTGGGTCACTCGATCTCTTTCTAGCGAATATCAATACACTCCATCGGCTTACTTCTT contains the following coding sequences:
- the LOC139962113 gene encoding uncharacterized protein, with protein sequence MAPLYVGIVVFMLAVGVKVADQLPDKCTVEWEIDWSRQPPELSMVNTFDQPGEIIAGKEPVTFSGLLEFVGLLWNANSPLEVAGFVCKDYGPYINALLDEEMYGSYSYGFMTKDMFKAECNEVVSSLRDRLDFDINEDCISSINGFESQITDLVRNMVAFDEICPNFDEDSVNLDFIEPECSLLAIAMNNIFDLADKASQIAFSQLDWLGPSAFSSDLYGFCSEFKLLSTMQIDDILDQWKAMETFLVASVLEYFDKYNGCDALDDSILQIIDKALFSDQKRGLCDSLADTSSAEDYKDLAADIAGTLFSAPVDKEQCLNVLEFVDLVEVVDSDNALSIHKLIELVTSFDLSAKADRQVFCTWVTRSLSSEYQYTPSAYFFPAGEDLSSWTPFVEPGVILPDFTFTDAVDVLGAFSRSNTLADGAVVLCTVLERFLTQLSGTNDAELVCDAFRAGDTARVEYLCRDVLIQYYGSTDSMLPSLRVLTLWDLLVIQVDMVRKLFNLQSVNLNEVCQAADDFYKSDNNLQTIVTDTLSAYAAEVLPIVNDICNDYDSVIEFLKSNSYLSDDEFADYVDGFSQLMLTHVGFANRNDLCKKISSGVSASTGRAEDELTSFFVQESLRFLTDERRCVDVIEKASLIMREITGEHLAIYMYEVTGYDDAATLCHSTASFFEDVCTDGSAATLMHVSPYVLVAAVISSILANC